From the genome of Vicia villosa cultivar HV-30 ecotype Madison, WI linkage group LG2, Vvil1.0, whole genome shotgun sequence, one region includes:
- the LOC131649383 gene encoding uncharacterized protein LOC131649383 yields MEDTWHVLFGCDVTNRCWRIAGLSNVIDPRVATFDNSSSLILDVFSREDSMTAGRVAVMIEVLWRNRNNMIWNNESENYSKLGLHALASWQEWHMAQESVPRAHDQVQITSWIPPPFGMFKCNLDAGFNNIRGTSNRGWCVRNSMGSFVFAGAAWDVGISPVLDMEALALKEDMLNAIDLGLDHVIFESDSQNVTNVIRSNLIGISEFSFIISSIKSLLLSFPNFEVKFVKRQANSVAHTLAKAADSWTRRSLFYTIPPCIEPLLYNEMS; encoded by the coding sequence ATGGAGGATACCTGGCATGTTCTGTTTGGATGTGATGTTACTAACAGGTGTTGGAGAATAGCCGGTCTTTCAAATGTTATCGACCCTCGGGTAGCTACTTTTGATAATTCTTCTTCTTTGATTCTAGATGTTTTTAGTCGAGAGGATAGTATGACGGCGGGGAGGGTTGCGGTAATGATTGAGGTGTTGTGGAGGAATAGGAATAATATGATCTGGAATAATGAGAGTGAGAATTATTCCAAACTCGGTTTGCATGCTCTAGCTAGTTGGCAGGAATGGCATATGGCTCAGGAGAGTGTCCCTCGGGCTCATGATCAGGTGCAAATTACTTCTTGGATTCCACCTCCGTTCGGAATGTTTAAATGTAATTTGGATGCAGGTTTTAACAATATCCGTGGGACCTCGAATCGGGGCTGGTGCGTGAGGAATAGCATGGGCTCGTTTGTGTTTGCAGGAGCGGCATGGGATGTTGGTATTTCTCCCGTTCTGGACATGGAGGCTTTGGCGCTCAAGGAAGATATGCTTAATGCTATTGATTTGGGTTTGGATCATGTTATCTTTGAGAGTGATTCCCAAAACGTGACTAATGTTATTCGATCCAACCTTATTGGTATTTCAgagtttagttttattatttcatCTATTAAGTCTTTGTTGCTCTCTTTTcctaactttgaggtaaagtttgtaaaacgccaagcgaattcggttgctcaTACGTTAGCAAAAGCGGCCGATTCTTGGACTAGGCGTAGTTTATTTTACAcgattcctccttgtattgaacctTTATTATATAATGAAATGAGTTGA
- the LOC131649384 gene encoding protein FAR1-RELATED SEQUENCE 5-like, with protein sequence MEEIEGMEVLKSHLGLTSKSSGANPTAEEVENNDLSDKSVSNEIEEDLEDELSGADFNIDFDVNGVEDIWKINLKNMSIKDVMKYHFLNVEVAFMFYNWYAGIRGFAARKSKILRNKNGEATQQTFLCYRQVYREEKVGSSSRKREPKAQTRCGCEVNCRVHIEITIGRWYIKYLNDCHNHTLVDEKYLGMLPAHRKITDYDKFQMDNMRKVGIRTTHMFRLFAHQAGGYDKVGFRQRDVYNEVAKDKRSDFSDAGAALEFLATMSCSDEMLFWRHSIDENGRLQHLFWCNGVCHKDYEVFWDVLAFDATYIKNMYLCPLVVFSRVNHHNQSIVFASSIAGNEKEETYVWLLVMLVEAMRGKALTSVITDGDKAMINAIKRVLPNSHHRLCVWHLLCNAATNISNTRFIPKFKQCMLGYYEIDEFEQKWENLIAEFGLQGKTWVLDMYGKHNMWAASHIRGNFFVGFMTTSRCEGLHSFFGRYVNYENNLLEFLQHFFCAMSYTRYKEVEADFSSS encoded by the exons ATGGAAGAAATTGAAGGAATGGAAGTATTGAAATCACATTTAGGACTGACTTCGAAAAGTTCTGGTGCAAATCCTACCGCCGAG GAAGTGGAGAATAATGATTTGTCTGATAAAAGTGTGAGCAACGAAATTGAAGAGGATTTAGAAGATGAATTATCCGGAGCTGATTTCAATATTGATTTTGATGTTAACGGCGTGGAAGACATTtggaaaatcaatttaaaaaatatgagCATTAAAGATGTGATGAAATATCATTTTCTAAATGTGGAGGTGGCATTTATGTTTTACAATTGGTATGCTGGTATACGTGGTTTTGCAGCAAGAAAAAGCAAGATATTGAGGAATAAAAATGGTGAAGCAACACAACAAACATTTTTGTGTTATAGGCAAGTCTACAGGGAAGAAAAAGTTGGAAGCAGTAGTCGAAAGCGAGAACCCAAGGCTCAGACGAGATGTGGTTGTGAAGTGAATTGTCGAGTTCATATTGAAATAACTATTGGAAGGTGGTACATTAAGTATTTGAATGATTGTCACAATCATACTTTGGTTGATGAAAAATATTTGGGGATGTTACCAGCTCACAGAAAGATAACAGATTATGACAAATTTCAGATGGACAATATGAGAAAGGTTGGCATTAGGACTACACACATGTTTAGGTTGTTTGCTCATCAAGCTGGTGGATATGATAAGGTTGGATTCCGCCAACGTGACGTGTACAATGAAGTCGCTAAAGATAAGAGAAGTGATTTTTCAGATGCAGGAGCTGCACTTGAGTTTCTTGCAACCATGTCTTGTAGTGATGAAATGTTGTTTTGGAGACATAGTATTGACGAGAATGGAAGATTGCAACATTTATTTTGGTGTAATGGCGTGTGTCATAAGGACTATGAAGTATTTTGGGATGTACTTGCATTTGATGCAACATATATAAAGAACATGTACTTGTGTCCACTAGTGGTGTTTTCAAGAGTAAATCACCACAATCAAAGTATTGTGTTTGCAAGTTCCATAGCTggaaatgaaaaagaagaaacatATGTGTGGCTATTGGTAATGTTAGTTGAAGCAATGAGAGGTAAAGCTTTGACGTCGGTTATAACTGATGGAGATAAGGCTATGATAAATGCTATTAAAAGAGTTCTTCCAAATTCCCACCATAGGTTATGTGTGTGGCACCTATTATGCAATGCGGCTACTAACATTAGCAATACTCGGTTTATTCCTAAGTTCAAACAGTGTATGTTGGGATATTATGAGATTGATGAGTTTGAACAGAAGTGGGAAAATTTGATAGCAGAGTTCGGTTTGCAAGGAAAAACATGGGTTTTAGACATGTATGGAAAACACAATATGTGGGCTGCATCTCACATAAGAGGCAATTTCTTTGTTGGGTTTATGACGACCTCTCGATGTGAAGGCTTGCACTCCTTTTTTGGAAGGTATGTTAACTATGAGAATAATTTACTAGAGTTTTTACAACATTTCTTTTGTGCCATGAGTTATACGAGGTACAAAGAAGTTGAGGCAGATTTTTCATCATCATAA